The sequence taaacaatataatcaaatttGTTTACCTCTGAAATTAATGGATTATTGATTCTTTTAACAAGCTCttcaaaagaatatattggTGTCTGAGTTTCTTCATTCCATAACAAATTGGGATCGATTTTTATGATATGAGGAGCAATGATATGGTTTGTTCTAGATGCCTTGGGTATTCTTAAATCAACCAACAATAGTTTCTGTCTTTCGGTAGGACTGgataaaatagaatataATTCCGAACATGTTATAACATTCTGTTTTTGTAATCTATCCATACTCTGAATATAGCTGTTGGATAATCCGTAATGCGCGCCTGAATCGGATTCCTCATCTTGATTATTCATATAAACTGAATGATAAGAATCCTTACGATGTGTTACTGATCTATCAACAGGTAAGTCTTCAATTAACATTGAATTATCGTGAACTTTATCGTTCTCATTGTGAGGAAATGGGACCAAAAAAGCAGAAGATATACTggaatttctttttttttggtaTGGTGATAATGGCGAATAACGACGTCCCAAAGGTTCAGAAATACTTGATGCATCAATTTCCTCATCAGAAAACTCTACCGGTTGTTCTAAAGCTAATTTTAGCTGATCATTGGGTTCTAATGAAGGAATATGCCAAATTGGTGCTGTGTCTTCAGCTTCCTCAGATGAATTACTATTACTTTTAACATTGTTGAAGCTTCCTGTGCTATTATTgctatttgaataatttggAGTTTGTGGAAAATGTGATTGCAGTTTATTATCAGTAGAAATAGTTTCACCATTATGATGATTATCATTAATcgataattttgaaaatttagaGATATTGTTTACCTTTGGTGCAGGACTTGAATACGCTCTATCACGTTTAATAACTTTTTCTATACCTTCTAATTCTAAAATTGATTCGTCTAAAATAGAGTCGACTTCATTTTTCACAATTGCTAAGACATTTGTCATATTCGCTTGgttttgatataatatttttaattcattgTAAATTCTAAATGATTTATTCCTAATTTGGAATTGTGTTGAATTTGgaataattaaatataagtAGAAACAACCAACGATATATGCAGAAAGACATTCATCGTATTTCTGCTCATGCAATAAATCCAAATATGattctaataaatatgCTGTATGCTCTAACATCTCAATGAGTTTCGTCAACCGTAATTGAGGAAAATGACctttaatttcattgttGTAGGTATCGGATACTCTCTTAAGTAATTCATTCGAGTACTCTGGAGTAAAAGTAGATTCAACTTTCATTCTACAATATTAATCAGCCCGTTCTTACTCACAGACAAGCACTTATTCACTATATGAAATGATATGTGTCTATTTATTGGTTCTAAAAAAAACCATCAACACTGTTACAAAAATACTGATCTCTAGTGTCGCCAAAAGGTATAGGTTCTTGTTTGATTGCATAAACTATCTCAATTATTCACTGTACCTCATTCTATATATAGTTCTTTTATATAGAATTATTGCTTTCGGCCATCATAGAAAATGCTCCCCTTTGCTATATCATGTACCACGAGGACATTTTTTATgatctttgaaaaattgttcgataaaagataatatataGATTGCGATGAGCttattcattaattagTCGATTTATgcatattttaatatttgttttaaatgatcagatattattaaaattaatttgaGTAATAGTTCAGTAATCAGTGCTAGACACAAGGATAGATATATATGGTATACCTTCAAATAGAGCCGGGTTTACTACTTTGAAGATCTGTTGGAAGCCTAGGATCAGATTTTTAAGTCAATAACATCAAAAAAACAGCTTACGTTTTGGAACTGCCAAGCACGATATAATAGTAAAAATTTGGTCTGTTTCTTTCTGGTACTGTCTATTATCGtgaattgtatatataaagagatACTACctacttttatttttaataatattcgAAACCATTGAACTCaaaacaagaaaagaaccctcaaaagaagaagataggatacattgatattttttggaACGAAAGTCATGGCaatgaataaaaaatctttaattaataaaaaattgaaaaaaaaaaaaccGGTAGATCATTTAGATGTTACAGAATCGTTAGGATATCAAACTTATAGGAAAAAAGCCAGaaatatttggaaaaaaGAAGAGGATGAAAAACTTTTGTTTTACATAGATGAAAGCTTAAAGAAACTAGGCTATTCAGATGGATTAGACGTCCTAAAatctattaaatttaagGACGATGATTTTGCAGCgcaaaatgaaaagaagatgaatataattaaaaatataccGTGGGATGATATTGCAACACATTTCGATTCACAAATAAGAAAAGGAAAAGATCTAAGGAAGCATTGGACAGGTTCATTAGACCCAACGTTAAGAAAAGGTAAGTGGGTACCAAGCGAggataataaattgttaaaaGCATTCAATAAGCATGGTAGACATTGGTTAAATATTGCAGCTGAAATACCAGGGCGAACGGAAGATCAATGCGCTAAGAGATATTTGGAGGTTCTTAGACCTGATAATGCAAGACGTCTCAGGGATTGGGCACTTGAAGAGGAtctaaaattaattcaGAAAGTCGGAATATATGGCACTAAATGGAGAAAAATCTCATCTGAAATGGATTGCAGACCTAGTTTGACTTGTAGAAATAGATGgagaaaaattattacgATGGTAGTTAGAAGCAATGCACCCCAACAAATCATGAAAGCTgtgaaagaaaataaaaatattgatatttccAAATCAGATTccaatatttcattaaataaaaataaacacaATGCCAaggataataaaaaaataaccaATGGCACAAAAACCCAGGCtgataataaatctttaaatcACAAATATGCAAGTGATAACGATGGTAATGAACACGGAAATGCTGAAAATGAcgatgaaaatgaaataattgaCAAGTATGATGAATCAGAAAGTGAAGATCTCTTAGTTGAGAGTTATGAAGAACAAACTTCCCCAAATTTGAACATTACATCACCAAATGacacaaatattttaaatgaaaaagatgaaatttCGGATAAGCCTACAGATAGTATGTCTCTCTCTACACAACATAACCAAGgaaataatataacatCACCTATGTCGCACCAGAAAGAATCtctattattaaatcataTTGCATCAACATTTGAAAGTTTACAGTCTATAACTGATATTAAATCACCTGAATCTGCGGAACGTGGTGGAACGCCATATCAGGACGTTACTCCTATTTCTTCACTGAACTCCACTAACCATGAATCCTCCAAAAATATACCTAAACATGTTCCAAATTCTAGTTCGATGGAATGGAAATTTACATTAAAAGATGGTAAAGGACTATCTATATCAAATGgttatattaataattctgatCTTATCAGAGAACTCATTGAACAAGcaagaaaatattctttacaaatttcaattcatcagCATATTCACAATCATTACACATCTAACTCACAAGAATCGGGACAAAACAGTGGTATTTTTAACGATAAATCATTTCCAATTGATAATGTCCACACAATAGATAGAGAATTTGACGTTTTTGGTAAAGATTTTTTGTCAAATAGTCCAGATTTTGATTCACTAGGATTAGGTACAtctaatgaagaaaatcaaGACAATAATATCCTCGAATATAACATTAATAAGAATAGCATCGGTGGCAGCATTCACAGGTCATCCAGTTATGTTAGTAAAGATGACTCAGTGAGCTCCAAGGGCTCTCGAAGTGTGCAATCGAGTGATATAAGAGAACTCGGAGCAAATAGAATTAACCATTTTAACTATTTGCCTCCTACAATAAAACCAAAATTAGCATCTAGTGATTCACCTCAGAATCcaactttaaataaaacCCCAACTAGTTCGGAATCTAACTTTCCTAACTAtccaaataaaataactaAGGAAGGTTTAGCTAAAAGAGGGGAAAGCAGAAGGCGAAGAATGACGGATGGTAGTTTATACTCATCCGCAGAGAGTTCTAATTCCATGTCATCCATTGTTAAACAGTCATCTAGGAATACGCCAGGGTCATTCAAACAATTATCGAAGACTGAGTCATAtcaaaatgaagaagaaggttTAGATTTTTGGGAAAATTTAAGAACTTTAGCCGGCAATCCTAGTCTTGACGATTCCGAGAGAGTTGAAGATATGGATGAAGCTGAAGATTATGGCATGTTCTTTGATATCATAGATAATCAGCAAAAATCATATGATTCACCTGATATTTTCCATTCTAATTACACgaaatgattttaaaagtaGCAGATGTgatcaaaatattgaattccGAAATTTCATGAATTCATTGTAATAATGGTATTATTAAGTAAGAGTATTGATAAATAGGTAGATGATTATTTATATGGGActctttttatataatatttattagttGTATTAATTAACATGCATAGTagtttaaaatattcaaataaggGAAGAACATTTTTAGTTTAATTTGAGTTTTGTTTATGTATTATGATTTTAATACCATTGGAATGAAGAAAAACTTAAAATGCAAATGAAAATGCAAATTAATTTCTAAAAGtctataaaattatatatattatatataatattgtcTTGATTTGAATATAGGCGTGTGGAAATATTCATGCACACCTGGTACATACTTTAATATCTTAAGTATTCTTAGGTCTTAGTGAATCAATGAAGTCACTCCTGTTTTTTGAATAGTTAGTATAGTCATTTTCATATtgatcttcttcttcaatttcatttgcATTCTCTATATCGTagttattttttaattgataattatCCTGGTTGGTAACCGATTTGACAGATTTTGTTGGcgttgaaaaaatattgtcGATGGGTGCTGGTTTAATGAATGAGTTCATTGATGAAGATCTTGTATGTATAGAATTCTGGGAATTATTTGTTTGAATATAACTAGTTCCAAACGCACCATTGTTTGTTGTACTTGGCGACGATAATCTTCTTGGGTAGAACGTAGCTAAGTCACTTCCCCCATTTTGTAGTTTATTTACTAATTCTAACTGCGTAGAATGTTTTGTATCATTATTAGTATTTGATCCGTCTATTGATTCGATGACGGATATGCTAGAATCTGTCTTGAAAAAATTCAGCAGATTAGAAGCGTAAGGTGTATTGACTTTCTCATTAGCCAAAATCCCATTCGCTCTATGATGATTTGAGTTTAAGTCCAGACTTCTTGTTTGATCggtatttatatttgtattattgttagcattattattattactattatcattattgttattatcgttattattgaaaaataagTTATCGTCCTGAATAACCGGAATCATTTGTTCATAAAGACTCGGCTGTTGTACTATAGAAGTTTTTGAACCATTGTTTTCGTATAGTATAGATGGATCATCCAATCTTGATCTTCTACTAAtactatttatttttcttctatAGGCTGGAACGAAATGTTTACTCTTCCTTTTCTCTTTTGTATCTGTGTTTAGACTAGTTGTGGAATTGTTGTAACTTTGTGTTATTTCATCGTTAGAGTTAAACTTGTCATCATTTTTGTATTGCATTGATGATAAATTGTTGAAACTGATGAACCCTTCATCATCGTAAATCGCTTTCTGTAGATCAAGGTCCTCgctttcttctcttttaaGTCTTTTCTGGAAACGCAGCCAAAAGAACAAGCCAATTGCACAACCCACACCGACAGGTATACCTACTGCGCATCCTACTGCTACCGCTGATCCATTGTCTAGCATTGTTCTGTGCAGTACCCCAAGGAATAATCAATTGGATACgtgtgtatatatatatctatagTTTATGTTTTGAATGGGGTATAGTGTATAGGCATACAGGGTctgcatatatatatacgaGCAAGCAAGTGGTGAAATTCCAAGCTTTGACATATTGCTTTATTGATTTGTTTTTGGGTCTATATGTTTTCTGTTATGGGCGAGAATCTTAGTTGAGATGCCATTACAGACTCGTCATGCCGTACGAGCAGACCAACGCGTACTCCGGTAAAGAAAGATCCAAATAAAGCACTCAGAACTCAGACGCGTCAAAGCCACAACCGGTTGCCGCTGGCACGGTTCGAACACGGGAAGTAGACCCGgccaaaaataattatgatCTTTTCATACTTGTCACGCGATGCCTATGATTACCCGACTTTAAAGCCGAACAAGCATTTACCCGTGCATGACGATGACGAGGCGGTAACAACAACAACTCAAACTGCAAATGCGTAAATACGTGAAACCGAAAACCGCATTTGTGTAATCGTGTAATTAGACGAGTTAAGAAGTGGGCCAGCCATACCACAATTAACCTCTTCAGACTGCAATTCCACGGATCCGCGGAGATAAAAGGATAGGTTTATTCACATGCTGACTGTGAACTGAACGGAACTGTCTACTGGGGCAGCTGTCAACTGCTCCCTCATTTAACCGTCGTCGTTCCGTGGAGAAAGTCCAAAATAGCATCCAAATGCATTTAATGTTATGATGGCGGTGGTGGCAGTGGGCAACAACCTTGGCAGCCTGCAGCTCTCCCACGCATCTCTGTGGGAAACAAAAAAGCACGATCAGATCGACAGCCCCTCTCTGTTCCGTGGAAAgcaaattgaaaaaaaaaaatttgtatACCATCAGCGTCCGTAAGCAGCGGATTCATGCTTGTTCGCTCACTTTCCCAGCCCCAGCTCCCCCGACCCTCCTCCCGTCGATCCTCCTTCCGCGGAGTGCGATATTCTCGAGAATGTGATAAAGATCACCAATTCGGCGCTACAGCCCGTACGCAGCCTGGCCGGAAAAGAAACTTTTTCACATGCTCCAGAGCGCTCCTCCGCCTTTTTCTCTGTTTTCACcctttttttttgtttttgtgaCCCCACTCCATCCACGGTTCCAGTGTTTCTGCGCACACCTCTCCCCTTTTCGTTTCTGCTACTCTCTACGACGTTCCTGCGCTCTTGTTTCCACCTCTTTCTTTTGGCAGTGTCCCCCGTAGACACATCCCTCCATCTGTCTCTCTCCTCCCTCACGGCCCGGACGTTCGTGCGTGCAAACATCCACGATCGTCAAACACGCACATATACACAGAAATAAAAGGAAACAACAGATAACCACACCATACACATGCAATACGCGCAGGAACACCGTATACGAAAGCGTAAAAaaaggaagaaaaagaaaaaagaaaaattgtttCTTGCGCTCGATTTTTCATCAATCGCTACGTGCTCTTCTCTATCGTGTGCCCCCACCACCtcttttaattgtaaaCATTGAATATATCGAGAGATTAGTCAATGGCTGATAAAACTATAATGATGAGTATTTTTCTATTGACAGTAGCAGCAACTAACAGCAATATATATCCTTCAAGTTGAGCATCTTGGCTCATATGATTACGTTAATCTTATCATGCACACTTCAAAAGAGAAAGTAACACATGCTACAAACcaacaaaaacaaacaaacaactaaaaaaatgaaaacttaatttgatgttttttctcatataaaattgatgccattttcaagaaaaaattatgtATTCCtcttttatattgttaTCCGTTGTCtatcattaatttatttaggTCTTGTATAGAAATCATCCAAACAAAAgtaaattaaaaacatGTCGGAGCTTGATAAAGATTCATCTTCGAATGTATCTTCTGCATCAGATCACATATCTTATAATGGATTTGATGAAAAAGCGgataaaagaattagacAATTGGCTCAGCAGTTAACAAGAACATCAACTAATCTGGATACCCAAGACGTTAACggaaataataataacgatGTCCAATCGACCGTTTCAAGGTCGATTTTTAGTGATTCTTTACTAAAAGAAGGTGTAAATCCAGTTTTCACCGATATAAATGATCCAAATTACAATGAAAAACTAGATCCTAACAGTGACAATTTCTCCAGTTATGATTGggttaaaaatatttcaaatttagcAAATGCCGATCCAGATTATTATAAACCATATAAATTAGGTTGTTCATGGAAAAATCTAACTGCTGAAGGCAATTCATCAGATGTGTCATATCAATCAACTGTATTAAATTTACCATTGAAATTGGCTACTTTAGGTTATTACTTATTAAGTTCAGGtgcaaataaaaaagtacaaattttgaaaagtgTAGATGGTTTAATCAAACCTGGTGAGTTATTAGTCGTTTTAGGTAGACCAGGTTCAGGTTGTACCACTCTATTAAAATCCATCACTTCAAATACACATGGTTTTCAACTTACAGACGAATCGGAAATCTCTTATGATGGCTTGACCCCAaaggaaattaaaaaacattataGAGGTGATGTCGTTTACAATGCTGAAGCTGATATCCATTTGCCACATTTAACAGTTTTTCAAACTTTAGTCACCGTGGCGAAATTAAAGACTCCACAGAATAGATTTAAAGGTGTCACTAGAGAACAATTCGCTGATCATGTGACCGACGTTACAATGGCTACATATGGTTTATTGCATACAAGGAATACTAAAGTGGGTAACGATTTAGTTAGAGGTGTTTCTGGTGGTGAAAGAAAGAGAGTCTCCATTGCCGAAGTTACCATTTGTGGTTCTAAATTCCAATGTTGGGATAATGCAACTAGAGGTTTGGATTCTGCCACTGCTTTAGAATTCATCAGAGCTTTAAAAACACAAGCAGTTTTACAAAATACAGCAGCAACAGTCGCCATCTATCAATGTTCTCAAGACGCatatgatttatttgataaagtTTGTGTCTTAGACGAGGgttatcaattattttatgGTTCATCTTCAAAGGcaaaagaatttttcatAAAGATGGGTTATATCTGTCCCCCAAGACAAACAACAGCCGATTTCTTAACTTCAGTTACCTCCCCAGTTGAAAGAATATTAAACGAAGAATACTTAGCAAAAGGTATTAAAATTCCACAAACTCCACGCGATATGTCTGAATATTGGAGAAATTCTCAAGAATATAGAGATTTAATTAGAGAAATCGATGAATATAACGCACAGAACAATGACGAATCAAAACAAATTATGCATGATGCACATGTTGCTACACAGTCAAGAAGGGCAAGACCATCTTCTCCATATACCGTTTCATATGGTCTACAGATTAAATACATTTTAACTAGAAATATTTGGAGAATGAAAAACAGTTTTGAAATTACTGGTTTTCAAGTTTTTGGTAACTCTGCCATGGCTTTAATTCTAGGTTCTATGTTTTACAAAGTTATGCTTCATCCAACTACTGATACTTTCTACTATCGTGGTGCTGCCATGTTCTTTGCCGTTTTATTTAATGCTTTCTCTTCCcttattgaaatttttaccTTATATGAAGCTAGACCGATCACGGAAAAACACAAATCGTACTCATTATACCATCCAAGTGCTGATGCATTCGCTTCTATTATATCAGAAATACCCCCAAAGTTAATCACATCTGTTTGTTTTAACATCATTTTCTACTTCTTATGtaattttagaagaaatGGTGgtgtttttttcttctacTATTTGATTAGTATTGTTGCCGTTTTCGCTATGTCACATTTATTCAGATGTGTCGGTTCCTTAACAAAGACATTGCAAGAGGCTATGGTTCCCGCATCTATGTTACTGTTAGCTTTGTCAATGTATACTGGTTTTGCTATCCCAAGAACAAAAATCTTAGGTTGGTCTATTTGGGTATGGTATATT comes from Tetrapisispora phaffii CBS 4417 chromosome 4, complete genome and encodes:
- the BAS1 gene encoding Bas1p (similar to Saccharomyces cerevisiae BAS1 (YKR099W); ancestral locus Anc_5.713); protein product: MAMNKKSLINKKLKKKKPVDHLDVTESLGYQTYRKKARNIWKKEEDEKLLFYIDESLKKLGYSDGLDVLKSIKFKDDDFAAQNEKKMNIIKNIPWDDIATHFDSQIRKGKDLRKHWTGSLDPTLRKGKWVPSEDNKLLKAFNKHGRHWLNIAAEIPGRTEDQCAKRYLEVLRPDNARRLRDWALEEDLKLIQKVGIYGTKWRKISSEMDCRPSLTCRNRWRKIITMVVRSNAPQQIMKAVKENKNIDISKSDSNISLNKNKHNAKDNKKITNGTKTQADNKSLNHKYASDNDGNEHGNAENDDENEIIDKYDESESEDLLVESYEEQTSPNLNITSPNDTNILNEKDEISDKPTDSMSLSTQHNQGNNITSPMSHQKESLLLNHIASTFESLQSITDIKSPESAERGGTPYQDVTPISSLNSTNHESSKNIPKHVPNSSSMEWKFTLKDGKGLSISNGYINNSDLIRELIEQARKYSLQISIHQHIHNHYTSNSQESGQNSGIFNDKSFPIDNVHTIDREFDVFGKDFLSNSPDFDSLGLGTSNEENQDNNILEYNINKNSIGGSIHRSSSYVSKDDSVSSKGSRSVQSSDIRELGANRINHFNYLPPTIKPKLASSDSPQNPTLNKTPTSSESNFPNYPNKITKEGLAKRGESRRRRMTDGSLYSSAESSNSMSSIVKQSSRNTPGSFKQLSKTESYQNEEEGLDFWENLRTLAGNPSLDDSERVEDMDEAEDYGMFFDIIDNQQKSYDSPDIFHSNYTK
- the TPHA0D04690 gene encoding uncharacterized protein (similar to Saccharomyces cerevisiae YIL158W and SKG1 (YKR100C); ancestral locus Anc_5.716), which gives rise to MLDNGSAVAVGCAVGIPVGVGCAIGLFFWLRFQKRLKREESEDLDLQKAIYDDEGFISFNNLSSMQYKNDDKFNSNDEITQSYNNSTTSLNTDTKEKRKSKHFVPAYRRKINSISRRSRLDDPSILYENNGSKTSIVQQPSLYEQMIPVIQDDNLFFNNNDNNNNDNSNNNNANNNTNINTDQTRSLDLNSNHHRANGILANEKVNTPYASNLLNFFKTDSSISVIESIDGSNTNNDTKHSTQLELVNKLQNGGSDLATFYPRRLSSPSTTNNGAFGTSYIQTNNSQNSIHTRSSSMNSFIKPAPIDNIFSTPTKSVKSVTNQDNYQLKNNYDIENANEIEEEDQYENDYTNYSKNRSDFIDSLRPKNT